A window of the Helianthus annuus cultivar XRQ/B chromosome 4, HanXRQr2.0-SUNRISE, whole genome shotgun sequence genome harbors these coding sequences:
- the LOC110918887 gene encoding uncharacterized protein LOC110918887: MDDYLAGPSTITIGMREFYDCVQHNQLSDVKSHGLHFTWNQKPKNGVGVLKKIDRVMSNTQLLDLFPDAFVLYHPYRVSDHSPCILNLIPVNHNRPKPFKFANFLARKEGFIPCVAKEWVKEIPGKTMFSVVKKLTALKPPLRRLLFDQGNLHNRVKEVRLQLDAIQKAIDDNPLDLNILRKLDATETVKDADILIPREVIQKVQDKFENVLYGYFLGNRLPFPVVEYYAKNVWSKHGFVKIMMNAEGFFFFKFDSKEGMMKVLEGGPWLIRKMPLFLNVWSPSVSLKKECIKSVPIWVKMHNVPIAIYTDDGLSLLASKLGTPKRLDGYTADMCVDNWGRSSFARALIEISADNELKDYITVAIPNLVEDGYVTHKVKVEYEWKPQRCSTCCVFGHSDQSCPKNIVPKAKQVVIDDEGFVTDERKVARKRVLQKKQRANFVYRPKIGNSGASTSGTKDDKPDSTVKANVETKNPFEVLSKSDGGADIPPGNVKSTEPSPSSPFDDYEEEVVEVVPTEMSNFMSNKSLGSNAEGASTPVAGIGRRMGGYVPEVLELFLGGILIYHDRRALWEDLCSFNALARDKPWIVMGDFNVALNMEDCLSGPSNHSIGMREFFECIKETELLDVPSHGIHFTWNQKPREGIGVMKKLDRVMGNLKFLDLFPNGYALFKPARLSDHSPCIFKFSSAINTKPKPFKFPNFIVSKPEFKQVVSAEWAKEIHGHSMFAVVKKMRNLKPLFRKILFQQGNLHKRVEDLRVKLDNIQNQVDANPLDLLLRDELATCLLDFQSAAYDEECFLKQKAKVEWLSAGDSNTRFFHKCVQSRNARNKISSIQDAQGNQFEGDHVSTAFLNHYTNFLGMEYQVEDFDFGDLCANTLNALSANHMVRSVTRDEVKKAMFSIGENKAPGPDGYTSAFFKHSWEVVGDQVTNAVLDFFENGQILKQINHTIIALIPKKDSPNSVLDYRPISCCNVLFKCISKIITDRIKGSLDGLVSINQSAFIPGRKITDNILLTQELMHNYHLDRGPARCALKIDIQKAYDTVNWSFLKAILEGFGFHRKMVMWIMKCVSTVS; the protein is encoded by the exons ATGGATGACTATTTAGCTGGGCCTTCTACTATTACGATTGGGATGAGGGAGTTTTATGATTGTGTTCAACACAATCAACTTTCTGATGTTAAAAGTCATGGGCTTCATTTCACTTGGAACCAAAAACCGAAAAATGGAGTAGGTGTTTTGAAAAAGATCGATAGAGTTATGAGTAACACTCAGCTTCTTGATTTATTTCCAGATGCTTTTGTCTTATATCATCCCTATCGGGTTTCGGATCACTCGCCATGCATTCTGAATTTGATTCCGGTTAACCATAATCGGCCTAAGCCTTTCAAATTTGCTAACTTTCTAGCGAGGAAGGAGGGATTTATTCCATGCGTGGCCAAGGAATGGGTAAAGGAGATTCCGGGTAAAACTATGTTTTCGGTGGTTAAGAAGTTGACGGCTCTTAAGCCTCCTTTAAGACGCCTTCTTTTTGATCAGGGTAATCTCCACAACCGTGTGAAGGAGGTTAGATTGCAGTTGGATGCCATTCAGAAAGCTATAGATGACAACCCGCTTGACCTG AATATTCTTCGTAAGCTGGACGCTACAGAGACAGTTAAGGATGCTGATATTCTTATTCCTCGTGAGGTAATCCAAAAAGTTCAGGATAAGTTTGAGAATGTTTTGTATGGATATTTCTTGGGCAATCGGTTACCTTTTCCTGTTGTGGAGTACTATGCTAAAAATGTTTGGTCTAAGCATGGGTTTGTTAAGATCATGATGAATGCTGAaggttttttctttttcaaatttgactCTAAGGAGGGGATGATGAAAGTGCTTGAAGGAGGGCCATGGTTGATTAGGAAAATGCCTCTTTTCTTGAATGTTTGGTCGCCTTCGGTCAGTCTCAAGAAGGAGTGCATTAAGTCAGTTCCGATTTGGGTGAAAATGCATAATGTTCCTATTGCTATTTACACGGATGATGGGCTGAGTTTATTAGCGTCTAAGTTGGGTACCCCAAAACGGTTGGATGGTTATACGGCTGATATGTGTGTTGATAACTGGGGGAGAAGTAGTTTTGCTCGTGCGTTAATTGAGATTAGTGCGGATAATGAGTTGAAAGATTATATTACGGTTGCTATTCCTAACCTTGTGGAGGATGGGTATGTTACTCATAAGGTGAAGGTTGAATACGAATGGAAACCTCAGAGGTGCTCGACTTGCTGTGTTTTTGGTCATAGTGATCAATCATGCCCTAAGAATATAGTTCCAAAAGCTAAGCAGGTTGTGATTGATGATGAGGGTTTCGTAACTGATGAGAGGAAAGTGGCTAGAAAGCGTGTTTTGCAAAAGAAACAGAGGGCAAATTTTGTGTACAGACCGAAAATAGGTAACTCGGGTGCGAGCACTTCAGGTACTAAGGATGATAAGCCGGATTCTACCGTGAAGGCCAATGTAGAGACTAAAAACCCATTTGAAGTTTTGTCTAAATCGGATGGGGGTGCTGATATCCCTCCTGGTAATGTGAAGTCAACGGAGCCAAGTCCTAGTAGCCCGTTTGACGACTATGAGGAAGAAGTTGTTGAGGTTGTGCCAACGGAAATGTCTAATTTTATGAGCAACAAATCGCTTGGTAGCAAtgctgagggggcaagcactcccg TGGCTGGAATTGGACGTCGAATGGGGGGTTATGTTCCAGAGGTACTAGAATTATTCTTGGGTGGAATTCTGAT ATACCATGATCGTCGTGCCCTTTGGGAGGATCTTTGTAGCTTTAATGCTTTGGCTCGTGATAAGCCATGGATTGTCATGGGGGATTTCAATGTTGCTCTCAATATGGAAGATTGTTTATCTGGTCCCTCGAATCATTCTATTGGCATGAGGGAGTTTTTTGAATGTATTAAGGAGACTGAATTGTTAGATGTTCCGAGTCATGGCATCCACTTTACGTGGAACCAAAAACCGAGAGAGGGTATTGGAGTTATGAAGAAGCTGGATCGGGTCATGGGTAATCTAAAGTTTCTGGATTTATTTCCGAATGGGTATGCCTTGTTCAAACCGGCCCGCTTGTCGGATCATTCTCCGTGCATATTCAAGTTTTCTTCGGCGATTAACACTAAACCGAAACCGTTTAAATTTCCGAATTTCATTGTTTCAAAACCCGAGTTCAAGCAGGTTGTTTCAGCGGAGTGGGCTAAGGAGATTCACGGTCATTCCATGTTTGCGGTTGTTAAAAAGATGAGAAATTTGAAGCCTCTCTTTCGTAAAATTCTTTTTCAGCAAGGCAACTTGCATAAAAGGGTTGAGGATTTGCGGGTTAAACTTGATAATATTCAGAACCAAGTGGATGCAAATCCCTTGGATTTGCTTCTTCGGGATGAGCTTGCCACATGTCTTCTGGATTTTCAATCGGCTGCTTATGATGAGGAGTGCTTTCTTAAACAGAAAGCCAAGGTAGAATGGTTGAGTGCGGGGGATTCAAACACGAGGTTCTTCCATAAATGTGTGCAAAGCAGAAATGCTAGGAATAAAATTTCTAGTATTCAGGATGCGCAAGGGAACCAGTTCGAGGGTGATCACGTTTCTACGGCTTTTCTTAATCACTATACGAACTTCTTGGGTATGGAGTACCAGGTGGAGGATTTTGACTTTGGAGATTTGTGTGCTAACACTTTGAATGCTCTCTCGGCTAATCATATGGTGCGGTCGGTTACCCGAGATGAGGTTAAAAAAGCTATGTTTAGTATTGGTGAGAACAAAGCGCCAGGTCCGGATGGGTATACATCGGCTTTTTTTAAACATTCGTGGGAAGTGGTAGGAGATCAAGTGACGAATGCAGTTCTGGATTTTTTTGAGAATGGCCAAATATTGAAGCAGATTAATCACACTATTATTGCTTTAATTCCTAAAAAGGATTCTCCTAATTCGGTTCTTGATTATAGGCCGATATCCTGCTGTAATGTCCTCTTTAAATGCATTAGCAAGATTATTACGGATAGAATTAAAGGGAGTTTGGATGGGTTAGTTAGCATTAATCAGTCAGCTTTTATCCCTGGTCGCAAAATTACCGATAACATTCTTCTAACGCAGGAGCTTATGCATAACTACCATCTTGATAGAGGCCCAGCTAGATGTGCCTTGAAGATTGATATCCAAAAGGCTTATGACACGGTCAATTggtcttttcttaaagctatctTGGAGGGTTTCGGTTTTCATAGGAAAATGGTCATGTGGATTATGAAATGTGTGTCTACAGTTTCCTAG